A window from Streptomyces sp. NBC_00299 encodes these proteins:
- a CDS encoding LCP family protein: MSAESTPEPAIPGDNGPKGPRGRAKGRRRKPRDKRKSLLIMAWTAAGIVVLGGTGAGYVYFKLNGNLKSVDIDQALGTDRPEKVDDGSENILVLGSDTRSGNNKKLGGGADDGSARSDTAMILHVYKGHKKASVVSIPRDTLIDRPDCTDTDGKTYPADSDVMFNSAYTTGGAACAVKTVESVSGIRMDHYLEVDFSGFQKLVDKLGGVEVTTTKAINDPDSHLNLEAGTHQLTGKQALGLVRTRHGVGDGSDLGRIQLQQAFIKALINQIKDIDLFGNPKKLYDLANTATKTVTTDSDLGSVNSLMSFANGLKSIDSKNMTMVTMPVQYDPADPNRVIVAESQAKQVWTALKHDKPIPKSATKGTAKGDANRVVTP, from the coding sequence GTGTCTGCCGAGAGCACGCCGGAGCCCGCCATACCAGGCGATAACGGCCCCAAGGGTCCGCGTGGCCGCGCCAAGGGCCGCCGACGCAAGCCGCGCGACAAGCGCAAGAGCCTGCTGATCATGGCCTGGACGGCCGCCGGGATCGTGGTCCTGGGCGGCACCGGTGCGGGTTACGTGTACTTCAAGCTCAACGGCAACCTCAAGAGCGTCGACATCGACCAGGCCCTCGGCACCGACCGTCCCGAGAAGGTCGACGACGGCTCGGAGAACATCCTCGTCCTCGGCTCGGACACCCGCTCCGGCAACAACAAGAAGCTCGGCGGCGGCGCCGACGACGGCAGCGCCCGCTCGGACACGGCGATGATCCTGCACGTCTACAAGGGCCACAAGAAGGCGAGCGTCGTCTCCATCCCGCGGGACACGCTCATCGACCGGCCCGACTGCACCGACACCGACGGCAAGACGTACCCGGCCGACTCCGACGTGATGTTCAACTCCGCGTACACGACGGGCGGAGCGGCCTGTGCGGTGAAGACCGTCGAGTCCGTCTCCGGCATTCGCATGGACCACTACCTGGAAGTCGACTTCTCCGGTTTCCAGAAGCTGGTCGACAAGCTCGGCGGCGTCGAGGTCACCACCACCAAGGCCATCAACGACCCCGACAGTCACCTCAACCTCGAGGCCGGCACGCACCAGCTCACCGGCAAGCAGGCCCTCGGCCTGGTCCGCACCCGGCACGGCGTCGGCGACGGCTCCGACCTCGGTCGCATCCAGCTGCAGCAGGCCTTCATCAAGGCACTGATCAACCAGATCAAGGACATCGACCTCTTCGGCAACCCGAAGAAGCTCTACGACCTGGCCAACACCGCCACCAAGACGGTGACCACCGACTCCGACCTGGGCTCGGTCAACTCGCTCATGTCGTTCGCCAATGGCCTCAAGAGCATCGACTCCAAGAACATGACCATGGTCACGATGCCGGTCCAGTACGACCCGGCGGACCCGAACCGGGTGATCGTGGCCGAGTCACAGGCCAAGCAGGTGTGGACGGCCCTGAAGCACGACAAGCCGATCCCGAAGTCCGCCACCAAGGGCACGGCGAAGGGCGACGCCAACCGTGTGGTGACGCCCTGA